TTTTTTCTGGGTATTGAGCCGGGTTCGAAGCGGGCGCTTGCCGATGAGTTGGCTTTGGGCGCTGCCCGTGTTGGGAGTTTTGTGGGTCAATATGCACATTTATTTCATTCTCGGCCCGGTATTGATCGGGGCATTCGCCCTGGAGGCATTGTTTTCACCGAGGGCTGACCTTAAGCGGCGGCTTTGGACGGTTTTGGCCCTGACCATGGCGGCCGCGTTGATGAATCCGCTGGGCGTCAAAGGCGCGGTTTATCCGTTTTTTATTTTTCGCGAATACGGCTACCGCCTTTTTGAGAATCAATCGGTTTGGTTTCTTCAAAGGATCGTCAGTTACCCTCCGGGCCTTTACTTTAAAATCGCGTTGGGCCTGATGATCGCGGCGTGGGTTTCGGCTGGTTGGTTTTTGGTCAAGCGCAGAGAAGCATCCGATCGCTGGCCGATCGCCGAGCTTTGCCTGACTTTTTTTGTAATGGGCTTAGCCGTTAAAGCCGTGCGCAATTTTGCGTTATTCGGGTTTATGGGCCCGGCTTTTGCCGGCGCGGCTCTGGCCCCGGTTTTTTTCAGGAGAGAGCCTGCAGAGCGTCTGCCGGTTGATCGTTGGGGGCGTTTGCCGAATTCATCGGGAGCCTGGGCCTGGATTTCAGGTTTGGTTTTGGCCGGCGTTGTTTTGTGGCGGATCAACCCCGGTTATTTCATCGGCCGCGGCGCGGGCATGGGTTGGGGCGTGATCCCGGGCATTGAATCGTCGGCCCGGTTTTTTCTCAGGGAAAAAATCCAAGGACCGATTTTCAACAATTACGATATCGGCGGTTATTTGATTTATTACCTATACCCCAACGAGCGCGTTTATGTGGACAACCGGCCCGAGGCTTACCCGGCCTCTTTTTTTCAGGATGGTTACATGGCGCCCCAGGAAAACGACGATCGCTGGCAGGAACTGCTGCGCCGCTGGAATTTCAACGCGATTTTCTTTTACCGCCATGATTTGACTCCCTGGGGGCAGAATTTTTTGATCCGGCGCTCGCAGGATCGCGCCGAGTGGGCTCCGGTTTATGTCGACGGCGCCGCCATCATTTTTTTGCGGCGCACGGCGGCCAATCGAACAATGATCGAAAAGTATGAACTACCCAAAGAAATGTTTTCGGTCAGGAGATCGGGGGGTTAAGAAATGCCGGGACTTGAGCTCAAGGGCATCGTCAAGCGCTACGGCGGCCGCGCTGTTTTAGACGGCCTGGCTCTCGGCGTCGGCAACGGTGAATTCGTGGCTGTGCTGGGGCCTTCCGGCTGCGGCAAAACGACGCTGTTGAGAATCATCATGGGCCTGAGCGCGCCGGATGAAGGGACGCTTCGCTGGCAGGACGAGGACATCGCGGGGCGGCCGCCTGAGGATCGAGGCTTCGGCTTTGTTTTTCAGCATTATGCGCTGCTGCCTCATTTGACGGCGCTGGGCAATGTCGTTTTTCCTTTGGCCGCCCGGCAATTCGCCCAAAGCCGTTCGTGGGCGAACAAGCTGCGGTATTTTTGGCGGGCTCCCGGAGAAGGCCTTTCCCGCGAGCATCGCGAGCAGGCCTTGGCCGCCTTGAAGTTGGTGCGCTTGGAGGGTTTCGCCGAGCGCCGGGTGTCATCGCTCTCCGGCGGCGAAGCCCAGCGCGTGAGCCTGGCGCGTTCCTTGGTGACGCGCCCCCGGATGTTGTTGATGGACGAGCCGTTGGCCAATGTGGACCGGCAATTGAAAATCGAATTAAGGGAGGAAATCCGCCGCCTGCACCGCGAGTTGGGCATCACGTTCGTATACGTGACCCATGATCAAGAGGAGGCGGTGACCTTGGCCGGGCGCATCGCTCTTTTGCATCGGGGGCGCATCGTTCAAACAGGAGCGCCTAAAGAGCTTCTGGCGAATCCGGCCGATGATTGGGTGCGCCCATTTTTTAATTTAAACAATATCGTCTCTCCGGAGCTTTTGAAATTGACCAAACAATGAAATTGCGGTTCGGGTTGCCGGCTGTTTTTTTCTTTTTTCTTTTGTTTGCCGCTTGTCCGTTGGCGATTTTGGCGTTGACGGCATTCACGGGCAAGCCGCCTCATGTGTTGGCCCGTTTGACCCGGGGGGAACCCGCTGCGTTGGCCGGGGAAATCGTCCGTCAAGCCACGACCGCCCACCTCGCGGATTTGTTCAGGATCAAACGCTATCGAAAAGCCGCTAAAAACACATTGCAGTTGGGCCTTGTCGTGGCGACGCTGACCACGCTCTTGGCTCTTCCCGTGAGCTTCGGTTTTGCCCGGCGCGGTTTTTCCTCAAGAAAAATTTTGGGTTTGGCCGCTTTGCTGCCCCTGGCTTTTCACGCCTACCTGTTCGCTTTGGCCATTATTCTTTTCTTCGGCCCCAAGGGCCTATGCGTCAAAGCATTCGGTTTTTCTCCCTTCGACCCCTTTTCTTTCACCGGGCTTGTGATCGCGCAAATCGCGGCTTTTTTGCCGTTGGCCGTGCTCAGCCAAGCTCCGGCCCTGGCGCTTTATCAATCGGGCTGGGATCAAGCCGCCCGAACCCTGGGCGCGAATTCGTTTTATCGCGTCCGGCACGTATGGCTGCCGCTCAACGCAGCGGCCTTGGCCGCGGGATGGGTGTTTGTGGCGATTCGTTCCATGTCCGATTTTGTCACCCCCATGCTGTTGGTGTCCACGCGGTATCGCCTGCTGGTGCTTGAGGCGTGGCGCGATTTGGCCGGGTCAAATTGGTGGCCCGGCGCCGCGGCGCTTTCGTTGGAAATGCTGGCCATTTCCGCGGTTTTTCTTTATTTTGAGCGGCGTTGGGCCGCTCAAAGCGGCGATTTGGTTCAGGTTCCCTTGGGCGAGAACCTTCCCGAGGCGTCATCCGCGTGCGCCGGGAAAATTTTTTCCGGCGCGTTGATCACGGCCTTGGTTTTGTTGCCCGCCGCCGGCGCGCTGATCATCGGCCTTGTTTCTTTAGGCGGGCTCGGTTCGTCGTCGCTGAGCTTGAGCTATTACCGGGAAGTCGCGCCTGAGCTCATCAAGGGTTTGGGGGTCAGCCTTTTGTTGGGCATTCTTGTCAGCGGGCTTTGTTTGCTCGGCGCTTTGGTTGCGGCTGGACCTCAGGAAAAACCATCGTGGATGCGCCGCTGGGTTTTTGCTTTGTCCGGCTTCGCCTTCGCCATCCCTTCGGTGATTTATGCCATCAGTTTGATCGGCGTGTTCAGCAGGCCTCCGCTGTTCCTTCATTTTACGCCGACGTTGGTGGTTTTGGCTTTGGTTGCGACGCGCATGAATTACGCTTTGAAAATCACCGCGGCCGCCTGGAACCGCCTGGGCGAACGCTGGCAGGACCCGGCCGCGGCTTGCGGCGCCTCCGGGCCGTTCGCTTTTCGCTGGGCGACACTGCCGTATTTAAAAGGGGCGCTGGCGGCTTCGGCCGCTCTGATTTTTATTTCTTCGCTTCAGGACGTCGCCATTGCTATTTTGATCGCCCCGCCGCGCTTTTATCCCTTGAGTCTGCTCATCGCCAGGAACGTAGCCGACGGGCTTTTGCCTCAAGCCGGCGCGTTGGCCATGGTGTTGATGCTGGTGTTGATGCTGCCGGTCATCCGAGCCGTGCGCTTGATCGGGCAGACGGATATCAATAATTAATTCTTAGCGGCGGTGAGCGCGATCAGGGCGACCCAGCCGATCAAGTCCACCATCAGCCAAGCCAGGAACACGAAATCAAGAAAGATGAAAAACATGGTGGAGAGCTGCTCGCCTAAATGCGCGTAAATGGAGTCGATGGTTTCCAAGCGCTGCAGGGCTGTTTTCGCCAAACCTTCGCTTTCAAAGGCGCCGAGAATTTCTCGGTGCACGCTCTTTAAATGCCAATCGGATTCGATTTTGGGATTTTGGATATGAACGATGTGCAGGCTCTCCACCAGGGCGGCCTTGGCTTTGCCGAATTCCCGTTGTTCGCGGGAAACCTGCTGATAGGCGCTGGGCATGCGCCAGAAATGATAGTAGGGCGGTTGATTCTCCAGGATTCGCTGGGCTCCTTGCAGCGAGCGTTCCAGAAAAGCGTTGGCGGCCCAGGCGTTGAAATATTGGGCCAGCGCCAGGCGGATGAGTTCCTTGAGCGTTTCCTCTTCTTTTGAGTGGATGAAGGCGCCGAAGCGGTTGATCAGGATGATCTCTTCATCGTAGTAGCCGATATTTTTCAAATCTTCTTTTTTAAGGGCGTATTCGGAGAGCCTGGCATAGGACGGTTCCCCGGTCACCACGCCGAAGAGCGTTTTTTTGTTTTTGTTCAAAAACGTTTCCGCGCCC
Above is a genomic segment from Elusimicrobiota bacterium containing:
- a CDS encoding iron ABC transporter permease yields the protein MKLRFGLPAVFFFFLLFAACPLAILALTAFTGKPPHVLARLTRGEPAALAGEIVRQATTAHLADLFRIKRYRKAAKNTLQLGLVVATLTTLLALPVSFGFARRGFSSRKILGLAALLPLAFHAYLFALAIILFFGPKGLCVKAFGFSPFDPFSFTGLVIAQIAAFLPLAVLSQAPALALYQSGWDQAARTLGANSFYRVRHVWLPLNAAALAAGWVFVAIRSMSDFVTPMLLVSTRYRLLVLEAWRDLAGSNWWPGAAALSLEMLAISAVFLYFERRWAAQSGDLVQVPLGENLPEASSACAGKIFSGALITALVLLPAAGALIIGLVSLGGLGSSSLSLSYYREVAPELIKGLGVSLLLGILVSGLCLLGALVAAGPQEKPSWMRRWVFALSGFAFAIPSVIYAISLIGVFSRPPLFLHFTPTLVVLALVATRMNYALKITAAAWNRLGERWQDPAAACGASGPFAFRWATLPYLKGALAASAALIFISSLQDVAIAILIAPPRFYPLSLLIARNVADGLLPQAGALAMVLMLVLMLPVIRAVRLIGQTDINN
- a CDS encoding ABC transporter ATP-binding protein yields the protein MPGLELKGIVKRYGGRAVLDGLALGVGNGEFVAVLGPSGCGKTTLLRIIMGLSAPDEGTLRWQDEDIAGRPPEDRGFGFVFQHYALLPHLTALGNVVFPLAARQFAQSRSWANKLRYFWRAPGEGLSREHREQALAALKLVRLEGFAERRVSSLSGGEAQRVSLARSLVTRPRMLLMDEPLANVDRQLKIELREEIRRLHRELGITFVYVTHDQEEAVTLAGRIALLHRGRIVQTGAPKELLANPADDWVRPFFNLNNIVSPELLKLTKQ